The genomic region GCCGATTCTGGGGTCGGAACCGATCCCGAGTCGAATATGCTCGATGTCGGCTCCCAAGCGTTCCGCCAGATTGGCCAGTTCGTTCATGAAACTGATTTTGGTGGCCAGCATGGCGTTGGCGGCGTATTTGGTCAATTCCGCCGAACGGATATCCATGGCGATGAGGCGGTCGTGATTGCGATTGAAGGGAGCGTAGAGGGCTTTCAAGAGTTCGGCGGTGCGAGGATTGTCGGTTCCGACGATGATTCGATCCGGTTTCATGAAATCGGTGACGGCCGCCCCTTCCTTGAGAAACTCGGGGTTGGAAACCACGTCGAACTCCACTTCCCGTCCTCCGGAAGCGAGAATGGCGGTCATTGCTTCCCGGACCCGATCGGCGGTACCCACCGGAACGGTGGATTTGTTTACCACAATGCGGTATTCGTCCATATGTTCGGCAATGGTCCTCGCCACTGCCAGCACATATTGGAGATCGGCGGAACCATCCTCGTCGGGCGGCGTTCCCACGGCGATAAATTGAAACAATCCGTGCGCCACCGCCTCCCTCGGATCGGTGGTAAAGGTCAAACGACCCGCTTCGCGGTTACGAGCGATGATCTGATCCAGTCCCGGCTCGTAAATGGGGACCTCGCCCCGGTTGAGGCGCGTCACTTTTTCCTCGTCGATGTCCATGCAAAGGACGTCGTTACCCACTTCCGCGAGACAGGCGCCGGTCACCAATCCCACATATCCGGATCCGTAAATGGTTACGTTCATAAACCGCGCTCCAGGTCGGCAATGATGTCTTGGATGTCTTCCAGCCCCACCGATACCCTGACCAGCCCCTCGGAAATCCCGGCCCGTTGCCGATCCTCGGGGGACAGACGGCCATGAGTGGTGGTTGCCGGATGGGTAATGGTGGTCTTCACATCTCCCAGATTAGCGGTAATGGAAAGCAATCGGGTATGGTCGATTAGCTTCCAGGCCGCCTCCCGCCCTCCGCGGACGTCGAAGCTCACGATCCCGCCGGCTCCGGATTGCTGGCGTTGAGCCAGCTCATATTGAGGATGGGAAGCCAAGCCCGGATAATAGACCCGCTCGATCCGGGGGTGATCCTCCAGCCAGCGGGCCAACTTCAGAGCGTTGTCGCAATGGGCCCGCATACGAATGGCCAAGGTTTCCAACCCGGCCAAAAACACCCAGGCGTTGAACGGACTCATCGCCGCCCCGCCGGTGCGGAGAAAGGGAAAAATTTCCTGCTGCAACAGATTTTCCGGTCCTACCAGGGCCCCGCCGACGCAGCGCCCCTGCCCGTCCAGATATTTGGTGGCCGAATGCACCACCACGTCGGCCCCCAGATCGATGGGCTTTTGCAGAGCGGGGGTGCAGAAGCAGTTGTCCACCACCAAAAGGCAATCCTTGCCGTGGGCCAAGTCCGCAAGCGCCTCAATATCGACGAGTTCGGTCAGGGGATTGGAAGGCGTTTCCAGGAACAGGAAGCGAGTTTGGGGGCGAATCGCCGCTTCCCAAGCGTTCAAATCGGTGAGCGCCACAAACGAGGTTTCCACGCCGAATTTGGCCATAAAATTCTTGAACAGCCCCATGGTGTTGCCGAACACCGACCGGGAGCACACCACATGATCGCCCGCTTTCAGTACGCCCATGCAGAAACTCATGATGGCGGCCATGCCGGAGGCGATCCCCAAACAGCGCTCGCCTCCCTCCATGGCCGCAAGGCGCTCCTCGAAGGTGCGAACGGTGGGGTTGGTGAAGCGGGAATAGATATTCCCGGGTTGTTCGCCGGCAAAGCGGGCCTGGGCTTGATGGGCGCTGTCGAAGACATAGCTGGAAGTGACGAAAATGGGGTCGGAGTGCTCGTTCTCCGGCGTCCGATGCTGGCCGGCGCGGATGCTTTGGGTCTGGATCCCGTATTGATTCCAATCTGTAATTTTAGACTCGCTCATGACCGCTCTTTCCTAGACTGAGTTGGGTAAATCGATCACGTTGGTGTAGATCCGGGAGTTTTCGGTTCGATTGGCATCGGACCGGTGACGGCTCAACTTTTCCAAGTATTCCTGGGTTATGTCGCCAGTCACATATTCGCCGCTGAAGCAACTGGTCTCGAAGCGCTCGATCTTGGGGTTACCGCGTCGCACGGCCTTGGCGAGATCCCCCAGATCCTGATAGATCAACCAATCCGCGCCCAGGAGGGACTCCACCTCCGCTTCGCTGCGCCCGTGAGCGATCAATTCGTGGGCGGCGGGCATGTCGATGCCATACACGTAGGGATGGCGCACCGGAGGCGAGGCGGAAGCGAAATAAACTTGTTTGGCGCCGGCATCCCGGGCCATCTGAATGATCTGCTGGGAGGTGGTGCCGCGGACGATGGAATCGTCCACCAGGAGCACGTTTTTGCCCTTGAACTCCAAATCGATCGGATTGAGTTTACGCCGCACCGATTTCTGCCGCAGCTGTTGCCCGGGCATGATGAAGGTACGGCCCACGTAGCGATTCTTGATGAATCCTTCCCGATACTTGACCCCCAGACGACTGGCCAATTCCATCGCGGAAGTGCGGCTGGTATCGGGGATGGGAATGACCACATCGATATCGTGGTCGGGACGCTGCCGCAGAATTTTGTCCGCCAGCTTCTCCCCCATCCGGAGCCTGGCTTTGTGGATGGAAATCTTATCGATCATCGAATCGGGCCGGGCGAAATAGACGAACTCGAACATGCACGGGACATGAGAGGTCGTCTTGGCGCACTGACGACTGTGCAAACGGCCGTTTTTTTCGATGAATACCGCCTCGCCGGGCTCGATATCGCGCACCACCTCGAAGCCCAACACATCCAAGGCGACGCTTTCGGAGGCGATCATGTATTCAAGGCCCTGGGCGGATTCACGCCGACCGATCACCGCCGGCCGGATGCCGTAAGGGTCGCGAAATCCCAGAATCCCGAAACCGGTGATCATCGCCGCCACCGCATAGGCACCCCGGCAGCGTCGGTGGACTTCGGAAACCGCATCGAACACGTCGTTCACGTCCAGACGCAGTTTGCCTTGGCGCTGCAGTTCATGGGCGAACACGTTGAGCAGAATCTCCGAGTCGGAGTCGGTATTGATATGGCGCTGATCCTGGAGAAAAATCTCTTGCTTGAGTTGGTCGGCGTTGGTGAGATTCCCGTTATGCCCCAAGACGATCCCGTAGGGGGAATTGACGTAGAACGGTTGCGCCTCGGCGGGGCTGGTGCAGCCGGCAGTGGGATAACGCACGTGGCCGATCCCCATGGTTCCCGGAAGATTCAGCATGTGCTCGCTCTGAAACACATCCCGGACCAAGCCCCGATCCTTTCGTAGATAAAATCGCCCCCCCTCGTAAGTGACGATCCCGGCGGCATCCTGGCCGCGATGTTGAAGAACGGTCAGGGCTTCATACAATTCCTGGTTGACGGGAGAATGGGAGACGATACCGACAATTCCGCACATATTTTCTAACCCAATAAAATCAGCGAGTGTGCACCAAATGCAAATAATCCTGAGGCTGGAAATGGCCAAAGACGGCGGCCCAGCGCTCAAGGGGAGGTAAAAGACGGGAATCCCGCCACCATGGTTCTCGATCCAGTTGGTAGGTACTCGCCCATAAAACCAGGATCAAAACCACCAGCAAGCCCCGTGCGCCGCCGAATAAAACACCGCCCATTCGGTTGAGGCCGCTGAGGAAGGAACGATCGATCAGCGTGCCGAGGAGATAACCCAACACCTTGCCTAAGATCAAGGTAGCAATGAATAATGCCGCGAAGGCCACGATCGCCCGTGCGGACGCTGGAATAGACAGCTCCTCCAAGCGCCCGGCCAGCGCTGCATAATAATGCAGCCCCACCCACAGGGCCGCCACCCAACCGATCAGAGAGAAACACTCCTGAACGAATCCGCGCATCAACCCTATAAGCGCCGAAACGCAAATCACCGTTAGGATGGCGTAATCAATCCAGATCAAGAGACGGTTATCCCGTTCGACGATGATGAAATGAATCTATTGTAGCAAACCCTTATACCCATGCGCGGTTTCTCGCTCATGTCAACGGACTAGGATTTTCCCGTTTTTTGGGCATCGTCCAGGGCTTTCAAGCGCTTGAGCTTTTCGGCGATTTTAATCTCCAGCCCCCGGCCGACCGGATGATAGTAGGGTTTCGGATTTAGACCATCCGGAAAGTAATTTTCACCTGCGGCATAGCCTTCCGGTTCGTCGTGCGCATAGCGATAGCACTTGCCGTAACCCAGTTCGCGCATCAGTTTGGTGGGCGCGTTACGGAGATGGATCGGAACCTCTACGCTGCCGGTGGCGGCGGCATCGCGCTGCGCCGCCTGAAAAGCCCGATAAACGGCATTGCTCTTGGGAGCGCATGCCATATATGCTGCCGCTTGCGCCAAAGCCAACTCGCCTTCCGGACTTCCCAGGCGCTCCTGGGATTCCCAGGCGTCCAGGGATAATTGAAGGGCGCGGGGATCGGCGTTGCCGATGTCCTCGGAAGCGATCCGCACCAAACGGCGGGCGATGTAAAGCGGATCGCAACCGCCGTCGAGCATTCGGCACAGCCAATACAAGGAGGCATCCGGGGCGCTGCCTCGAATCGACTTGTGCAAGGCCGAAATCTGGTCGTAGAAGGCATCTCCTTGCTTGTCGAAGCGGCGCACGCTACCTCCGGCCAGCATATCTTTGGCCAACTCTTCCGAGATCACCGCCCGATTCTTATCGTCACGGGCCAAGTCCACGGCGATCTCCAAAAAATTCAGCAAGCGCCGGGCGTCTCCGTCAGCCGCATCGATAAACCAGCGGCGAATATTTTCCGGTATTTCAACCGTAAGCTCGCCAAATCCTTCCGGCGTCTCCAAAGCGCGCTCGATCAGTTGCTGCAAATCTTCCGTTTGGAGCGTTTTGAGGACGTAAACCCGAGCCCGGGACAACAAGGCGTTATTGAGCGCGAAGGAAGGATTTTCGGTGGTCGCGCCGATGAAATAAATCGTCCCCTCCTCGATGTGAGGGAGAAACGCGTCCTGTTGAGATTTATTGAAACGGTGGACTTCGTCCACGAACAAAATGGTTCGTCGCTCTTGAGCGAGCAAATCTTTCGCCGCTTCAATGGCGGATCGTATTTCTTTGATGTTGGATAGAACCGCAGATAACGGTATAAATTCAGCATTCGCCACTTCCGCGATCATGCGCGCCAAGGTCGTCTTCCCGGTGCCCGGCGGCCCCCATAAAATCATGGAATGGAGGCGGCCGTTGTCCACCGCTTCGAACAGCGGCCGTCCGGGGGCCAGCAAATGACGTTGGCCGACGAAGTCCGCCAAACGACGAGGCCGCAAACGGTCGGCCAGGGGTCGGAACATATCAGTCGCCATCAGCCTTCGAACACATCCACGCCGGGGGGCGGAGAAAATCGGAACAGCTTGTCTTGCAGAGGCGGGTTGAGACGCACATCTTCAAACTGAATCCGGGTGAGTTGGCCGAAATTATCCGCCAGTTCCATCGAACTCAGCACCCCTTGACGCAGCTCCACTCGAAGTCGCCGAAAGACATCGGCCTCGTCCTTGGGGCGCAGCTCGACCCACGCGGTTTCACCACGTCGCCCCTGCTCGGAGACGATAAAGCGCTGTTCCAAATCCAGTTCTCCGCTCAGCAACAAAGCCGGTGCCGACCCCAAGGCGGCGCCAATGGTTTTGACCGTCACCTGCTCCAGATCCGGATCGTAAAACCAGACTTTCACCCCATCGGCCACCACCTCCTGCCGGTAGGGGGTTTCGTAAGTCCAGCGAAACTTGCCGGGGCGTTTCAGATAAAAACGTCCCCGGTTGGATTGGGTCACCTGACCGCGCTCGTCGATCACCTGTTGCTCGAAATCCGCGGACAACGTGGTCACCGAGGCCAAAAAGCGCTCCAATTCCCCCGCCGCCGAAGGCGCGCCTACCGCGGCCAGGGACCAGCAAGCCCACAGCGCGAACCAAAACCGCCCATCGATGGGCAAAACCGTTCGAAAAAAAGCCATTCAATCCTCCACCGGCGGGGGGGCCAAAACCGTTCGTGAACCATTTCCCTCGGCTTCGCTGACCACGCCCGCGCTTTCCATATCCTCGACGATGCGTGCGGCGCGGTTGTAGCCGATCTTGAATTTGCGTTGCACGCTGGAGATGGATACCCGTCGGGTCTCGGTCACGAAGCGGACCGCGTCGTCGTATAGAGCGTCGGTTTCGCCGTCCGGTTCCCCTCCCCCGCCGGATTCGCTTTCGTCCTGGAAACGGGTGATTTCTTCGATGTATTGGGGCCGGCCGGTTTGCTTCAGATAGTCCACCACCTCCAATACCTCGTGGTCGTCCACGAAAGCGCCATGGGCCCGCTGCGGAAATCCGGTGCCCGGCGGCAGGTATAGCATGTCGCCGCTGCCGAGCAGGCTTTCCGCGCCGCCCTGATCGAGAATGGTGCGCGAATCCACCTTGGAGGATACCTGAAACGCGATCCGGGTCGGCACATTGGCTTTGATCAGGCCGGTCAACACGTCCACCGACGGACGCTGGGTGGCAAGGATCAAATGCACCCCCGCGGCCCGAGCTTTCTGGGCCAGGCGGGCGATCAGCTCCTCCACCTTCTTGCCCACGATCATCATCATGTCCGCCAGCTCGTCGATCACTACCACGATCACCGGCAAGGGCTCCAGAATCGGCCAACTGCCCCCCTCCTCCATGTCGCTGGCGCGGAAGAAGGGATCCTTGATCGGTTCGCCCTGTTCGATGGCCTCCTGCACCTTGCGGTTGTAGCCGGCCAAGTTGCGAACTTTCAAGGCGGACATCAAGCGGTAGCGGCGGTCCATCTCCGCCACGCACCAACGCAGCGCCGATGCCGCCTCTTTCATATCGGTAACCACCGGGCTCAAAAGGTGGGGAATGCCCTCGTAGACCGACAGCTCCAACATTTTGGGATCGATCATGATCATCCGGACCTGTTCCGGCCCGGCTTTGTACACCATGCTCAAGATCATGGCATTGATCGCCACCGACTTGCCCGATCCGGTGGTCCCGGCCACCAGCAGATGAGGCATCTTGGCCAGGTCCGCCACCACCGGACGGCCGGAGATATCCTTGCCCAAGACCAGGGTCACGGAAGACTTGGCCTGTTGATACTCGCGACTGGTGAGGATTTCGCGCAGATAAACCGTCTCGCGCTGCAAGTTGGGGATCTCCAGCCCCACATTGGATTTGCCCGGAATCACCTCCACCACCCGTACACTGGGGACCGACAGGGAGCGCGCCAAATCGGTGGCCAGATTGCTGATCCGGCTACCCTTGATGCCGGGGCCGGGCTTGATTTCGAACCGCGTGATCACCGGCCCCGGATGCACCTCTTTCACCTCCACCGGAACGCCGAAATCCGCCAACACCGACTCCACGTGACGGGACATGGAGGCCAACTCCTCCTCGGAATAGCCTTGGCCGTGCGGATCGCCTTCATCCAGAAGCTCCAGCGGCGGCAGCACCGTTACGACATTCTCCGGTCGAGTCGAGGACCGTTCCGGTGTCTTCTTCGTATCCGCCCGCTTGCGGATCACGGGTTTGACGGCCGGTTCTTCCGAAGCCGGTTTGGGTTCGGGCTCCGGCTCGGGAATATTCGGTTTTGGAATCTTCGCTTCGGCAGGCTCGGGGACCGCCGTTTTAGGCTTCGGTTCGGGTTCAGGCGCTACCTCCGGCAAAGGTTCCTCCGGCTCCTCCGGCAAGGCCACTTTGGGGGCACGCCTAACTTTTCGTTCCACTCGCGGTTGCGGCGCCTCTTTTTCCCCGGCCGGTGCCCTCTTTTCGGGTGCTGAGGTCCTTCGCTCCCGGACCCATTGCCAGCCCTTCGAGACGACGAAACCCCACCCCTCCAGCACATACTTGCCGATGGTTTCCATCAGGCTGAGCCAGGACATGCCCGTGAACAATGTCACGCCGGCCAAAAACACCACCAATAGCGCCAAGGTCGCACCCAGCACGCCGAAACGCCCCAACAGCCATTCCCCGATCTCGGCGCCCACGATCCCGCCGGGGGTCTCGGGGAGATCCAACGGCGCTCGAATAAAATGGATATAGGCCAAGCCGGACCCGGCCATCGCGGTGACGAAAAAGCCGGCCCAGCGCAAGGCCAGGACGCCCCAATTGATTGTCACTCGATTCCAATACACCAAAACGGCATGCCAGACGATCATCACGGGGATCAAGAACGCCATCATCCCCAGCAGCGAGAGCCCGAAATCCGCCAGCCAAGCCCCCACCAAACCGCCGGCATTGGCCAGAGGACGACCGGTACCGCTATGCCGCCAACCGGGATCCTCCAAATCGAAAGTCGACAGGGACAAGAACAGATACAGGCTCAGGGCCAAATAGCAAAATAATCCTATCTCGCGGAGGCCGTGAACGACCCGCTCCATGGTCTGGTCTAAGAAAGCTTTTTTAGTCTGGGACAAAGCGAATTACTTATGCAGGCTAATGAAATCAACCATTGTTGATGAAACCGGCGGGAATGGCAACCCGGCTT from Methylohalobius crimeensis 10Ki harbors:
- a CDS encoding UDP-glucose dehydrogenase family protein, whose protein sequence is MNVTIYGSGYVGLVTGACLAEVGNDVLCMDIDEEKVTRLNRGEVPIYEPGLDQIIARNREAGRLTFTTDPREAVAHGLFQFIAVGTPPDEDGSADLQYVLAVARTIAEHMDEYRIVVNKSTVPVGTADRVREAMTAILASGGREVEFDVVSNPEFLKEGAAVTDFMKPDRIIVGTDNPRTAELLKALYAPFNRNHDRLIAMDIRSAELTKYAANAMLATKISFMNELANLAERLGADIEHIRLGIGSDPRIGYHFIYPGCGYGGSCFPKDVKALERTARDIDYPAELLQAVDRVNERQKQRLFEKIHGFYHGDLKGKTIALWGLAFKPKTDDMREAPSRALMESLWEAGAKVQAYDPVAMEETRRIYGPQVGTHPEALLRLVEDPMAALQDADGLALVTEWNEFRSPDFIGMKQALRQAVIFDGRNIYDPGLLRRQGFEYFAIGRP
- a CDS encoding O-succinylhomoserine sulfhydrylase — its product is MSESKITDWNQYGIQTQSIRAGQHRTPENEHSDPIFVTSSYVFDSAHQAQARFAGEQPGNIYSRFTNPTVRTFEERLAAMEGGERCLGIASGMAAIMSFCMGVLKAGDHVVCSRSVFGNTMGLFKNFMAKFGVETSFVALTDLNAWEAAIRPQTRFLFLETPSNPLTELVDIEALADLAHGKDCLLVVDNCFCTPALQKPIDLGADVVVHSATKYLDGQGRCVGGALVGPENLLQQEIFPFLRTGGAAMSPFNAWVFLAGLETLAIRMRAHCDNALKLARWLEDHPRIERVYYPGLASHPQYELAQRQQSGAGGIVSFDVRGGREAAWKLIDHTRLLSITANLGDVKTTITHPATTTHGRLSPEDRQRAGISEGLVRVSVGLEDIQDIIADLERGL
- the purF gene encoding amidophosphoribosyltransferase, which gives rise to MCGIVGIVSHSPVNQELYEALTVLQHRGQDAAGIVTYEGGRFYLRKDRGLVRDVFQSEHMLNLPGTMGIGHVRYPTAGCTSPAEAQPFYVNSPYGIVLGHNGNLTNADQLKQEIFLQDQRHINTDSDSEILLNVFAHELQRQGKLRLDVNDVFDAVSEVHRRCRGAYAVAAMITGFGILGFRDPYGIRPAVIGRRESAQGLEYMIASESVALDVLGFEVVRDIEPGEAVFIEKNGRLHSRQCAKTTSHVPCMFEFVYFARPDSMIDKISIHKARLRMGEKLADKILRQRPDHDIDVVIPIPDTSRTSAMELASRLGVKYREGFIKNRYVGRTFIMPGQQLRQKSVRRKLNPIDLEFKGKNVLLVDDSIVRGTTSQQIIQMARDAGAKQVYFASASPPVRHPYVYGIDMPAAHELIAHGRSEAEVESLLGADWLIYQDLGDLAKAVRRGNPKIERFETSCFSGEYVTGDITQEYLEKLSRHRSDANRTENSRIYTNVIDLPNSV
- a CDS encoding CvpA family protein — its product is MIWIDYAILTVICVSALIGLMRGFVQECFSLIGWVAALWVGLHYYAALAGRLEELSIPASARAIVAFAALFIATLILGKVLGYLLGTLIDRSFLSGLNRMGGVLFGGARGLLVVLILVLWASTYQLDREPWWRDSRLLPPLERWAAVFGHFQPQDYLHLVHTR
- a CDS encoding replication-associated recombination protein A → MATDMFRPLADRLRPRRLADFVGQRHLLAPGRPLFEAVDNGRLHSMILWGPPGTGKTTLARMIAEVANAEFIPLSAVLSNIKEIRSAIEAAKDLLAQERRTILFVDEVHRFNKSQQDAFLPHIEEGTIYFIGATTENPSFALNNALLSRARVYVLKTLQTEDLQQLIERALETPEGFGELTVEIPENIRRWFIDAADGDARRLLNFLEIAVDLARDDKNRAVISEELAKDMLAGGSVRRFDKQGDAFYDQISALHKSIRGSAPDASLYWLCRMLDGGCDPLYIARRLVRIASEDIGNADPRALQLSLDAWESQERLGSPEGELALAQAAAYMACAPKSNAVYRAFQAAQRDAAATGSVEVPIHLRNAPTKLMRELGYGKCYRYAHDEPEGYAAGENYFPDGLNPKPYYHPVGRGLEIKIAEKLKRLKALDDAQKTGKS
- the lolA gene encoding outer membrane lipoprotein chaperone LolA; translation: MAFFRTVLPIDGRFWFALWACWSLAAVGAPSAAGELERFLASVTTLSADFEQQVIDERGQVTQSNRGRFYLKRPGKFRWTYETPYRQEVVADGVKVWFYDPDLEQVTVKTIGAALGSAPALLLSGELDLEQRFIVSEQGRRGETAWVELRPKDEADVFRRLRVELRQGVLSSMELADNFGQLTRIQFEDVRLNPPLQDKLFRFSPPPGVDVFEG
- a CDS encoding DNA translocase FtsK is translated as MERVVHGLREIGLFCYLALSLYLFLSLSTFDLEDPGWRHSGTGRPLANAGGLVGAWLADFGLSLLGMMAFLIPVMIVWHAVLVYWNRVTINWGVLALRWAGFFVTAMAGSGLAYIHFIRAPLDLPETPGGIVGAEIGEWLLGRFGVLGATLALLVVFLAGVTLFTGMSWLSLMETIGKYVLEGWGFVVSKGWQWVRERRTSAPEKRAPAGEKEAPQPRVERKVRRAPKVALPEEPEEPLPEVAPEPEPKPKTAVPEPAEAKIPKPNIPEPEPEPKPASEEPAVKPVIRKRADTKKTPERSSTRPENVVTVLPPLELLDEGDPHGQGYSEEELASMSRHVESVLADFGVPVEVKEVHPGPVITRFEIKPGPGIKGSRISNLATDLARSLSVPSVRVVEVIPGKSNVGLEIPNLQRETVYLREILTSREYQQAKSSVTLVLGKDISGRPVVADLAKMPHLLVAGTTGSGKSVAINAMILSMVYKAGPEQVRMIMIDPKMLELSVYEGIPHLLSPVVTDMKEAASALRWCVAEMDRRYRLMSALKVRNLAGYNRKVQEAIEQGEPIKDPFFRASDMEEGGSWPILEPLPVIVVVIDELADMMMIVGKKVEELIARLAQKARAAGVHLILATQRPSVDVLTGLIKANVPTRIAFQVSSKVDSRTILDQGGAESLLGSGDMLYLPPGTGFPQRAHGAFVDDHEVLEVVDYLKQTGRPQYIEEITRFQDESESGGGGEPDGETDALYDDAVRFVTETRRVSISSVQRKFKIGYNRAARIVEDMESAGVVSEAEGNGSRTVLAPPPVED